The segment ACCCACAAGGAACAGCCGAGGTGACCACTACAGAAGCTCCTACTGCAGACCTGAGTGGTGATATCACCATTTGTGAAGGCACTACCGGACAACTGGATCTACTGCTCACGGGAAGCGGTCCTTGGGCGATCGCTTATGAGATAGATGGAGTAGCACAACCGAACGATACCCTCTTTGTCGCAAGTGGTCAATGGGAAGTGGACCAAGCCGGAAGCTATACCATCGTTTCTGTCAGCGATATGGTATGTACGGGAGTGGCCAATGGAACTGCAACCGTTACGGAAATCCCTGCTCCGGTAGCGGTACTTTCAGGATTGGACACCGTATGTACAGGAACCCCGGTAGACCTATTGGTCGAGCTTCAAGGCTCGGCTCCCTTCGACCTCACTGTCACACTCAATGGCGCCCTGTTCCAAGATTTCTCCACTGACGACAATTCCCTCACCTTTACTGTGACCGAGTCAGGGGAGTACGCAGTCTCTTTCATCAGTGATGTGAATTGCTCCAACACCGATGTGGACACACTCGTTCTGGAGAACTTTCCGGCACCAGAAATCCTGACTTCTAGTGATACGACCCTATGTCTTCTCGAGACCATCACTATCGGTGGTTCTGCTTCAGGAGGGTTTGGAGGCCCCTTCTCCTACCAGTGGGTGCAAGGTGCTGACACATTGACTGCTGATTCCATCGATGTTTTTGTTCTAGGGGACCAAGAACTGACATTCATTGTCGATGACGGTTGTGGAATCGATTATCTGGCCACTGTCACTGTGAGTGCACACCCTTTTCCAGCATTCGACACTACGAATATCGATCTTGGAATCTGTGGCGAAGGCGAATTGATACTGGATTCTGAGATTCCCTTATCTCTCTATGGAGATAGCTGTGTTTGGACGGTCAATGGCCAGACCTATATCACGTGTGATTCGATCGCGATTCCCCTTACAGGAGAAGACACATATGACGTAGGAATCTACGTAGAGACTGTACAAGGCTGCGTGATCGACACGACCATCGAAGGCCTCATCGAGGTCTATGGACTTCCTATAGCAGGCTTCAGCTACACACCCACCGAACCGACCATCGCAGAGGATATCCTGACCTTCCAAGACCTCTCTTCCGGTGCAGAACAATATATGTGGTTCTTAGACAGTCTCATCTTCTCTGATGAAGCTACTCCCGTATTGGATCTACCCGATAGGGATGTCCCACATTCATACACGGTCTGTATGGTGGTCATGAATGAATTCGGTTGTGCTGACACTACATGTCAGGACGTTCAGATAGACGGAGAATTCATCGTCCACGTTCCCTCAGCATTCACCCCTGATAATGACCGAGTGAATGATTCCTGGGCACCGATCATCACAGGCGCTATCGAAGAGGAGTACAGCCTCAAAGTCTACGGCAGAAACGGACAGGTCATCTGGGAGACCACGGACATCAATGAGCGATGGATAGGTCAAGGAGCAGATGATGCCAACTATTACTCCGGTGACTCTGTCTATCAATGGCAGCTTGAAGTGCGTAGGGTAGGTTCGGTAGAAAAACGCAGCTATCGCGGTATCGTTACCTTGGTACGGTAAGAAGTACAGCCATACCAGCGTTGAATTCCCAGAGGAACATAGAGTGGCATGGCCACAGAGGATGCAGAGGTCTGCTTCCAGAGAATACGATACCAGCTTTTCTCAAGGCCATCGATCTCGGCATGGACTATCTGGAAATGGATGTGGTCATCTCCAAAGATCATCAGGTGGTCATCGCACATGAGCCCTATATGCCATCCACCATCTGTTCTTTTCCAGATGGCCGACCCGTGCGTCCGGAAGTAGAGAAAGAGTTGAACCTCTATCAGATGGATTACGCGGAGATCGCTGGATTCGACTGTGGACGGAAACACCCAGGATTCCCACAACAGGTCTCCATGCCTGTGACACGGCCTTTGCTCTCCGAACTCTTCGATACCATTGCATCCGAGACTTCTGATCCCAGATTCCAATCCATAGGATTCACGATAGAACTGAAGTCCGCTCCTGAATTCGACACTATCTATCATCCTCCACCAGAGGAATTCGTAGACCTCGTTTTACAGGTCATCCGCATGTACGGCTTCGAGGAACGATGTGTGCTCCAGTCTTTCGATCAGCGCATATTGAAAGCATTTCGATCCCAAGCACCGAACATCCGTCAATCGATACTCTTGAATGAGATCTTCAGTCCTTCAGAGGTCATTGCAGAACTTGGTTATACTCCACCCATCATCGGACCTCGATACGACCTCCTGGATCAGACACTCATCGCTGACTGTCATGCATGTAGCATGCGCGTGGTACCTTGGACGGTCAATGAGGTGGAAGACATGAGAAGTCTGATCGAGCAAGGCGTGGATGGTATAATCACAGACTATCCCGACCGAAAATCCTTGATCGTTGAATAATGCTACCCTGTCCTGAAGAGGTTCACGGGGTGGATATCTAATTTCGCAAGGTGAGTTATCTAGATGAATTGAATGACAGCCAACGACAGGCTGTACAGCACATCAGTGGACCGATGATGGTCGTGGCCGGTGCCGGATCTGGAAAGACCCGTGTCCTCACCTATCGCATCGCGCATCTCATCAAGAGCGGTGTCGATCCATTTTCCATTTTGGCGCTGACCTTCACCAATAAGGCCGCAAAGGAAATGAAGGACCGTATTGCTGGTGTGGTGGGTTACGGTGAGGCTAGGAATATCTGGATGGGGACCTTTCACTCTGTCTTTGCTCGTATCCTGAGAGGCGAATCAGAGAAACTGGGCTATCCGTCCAACTTCACCATCTATGACACGACCGACTCCAAAAGCCTGATCAAGTCCATTATCAAGGAACACGGACTGGACGATAAGATCTATAAACCGGGAATCGTATTCAATCGTATATCCGGGGCCAAGAACAATCTTATCTCGCCAGAGGCCTACATGGCCAACAAGGAAGTGCAGATAGCCGATGAAGCATCAGGAAGACCTAAACTAGGTGAACTCTACAAGGCTTACGCTGCACGCTGTTTCCAGGCAGGAGCCATGGATTTCGATGACTTACTATACAAGACCAATGTACTTTTCAGAGATTTCCCCGATGCTCTTCACAAGTATCAGCATCGATTCAACTATCTCTTGGTAGATGAGTATCAGGATACCAATTTTGCGCAGTACCTCATCGTGAGAAAACTGGCCGCAGTACATGAGAATATCTGTGTAGTAGGAGATGATGCACAGAGCATCTACTCGTTCAGAGGGGCCAATATCCAGAACATCCTAAATTTCCGGAGGGATTATCCAGACTACGTCCTCTTCAAACTGGAGCAGAACTACCGCTCGACTAAGAATATCGTACAAGCGGCCAACTCAGTCATCGAGCGCAACAAGGATCAGATCAAGAAAGAAGTCTGGACCGATAACGATACGGGAGATACCATCCACCTCATGCGAGCAGCTACGGATAATGAGGAAGGGCGCATGGTAGCCCAATCCATCTTCGAGATCAAGATGAGGGAGCAGGCCAAAGAGAGTGATTTCGCCATCCTGTACCGTACCAATGCGCAGTCGAGGAGCATGGAGGAATCGCTCCGCAAATTGGATATTCCCTATAAGATCTTTGGAGGACTCTCATTCTACCAGCGTAAAGAGATCAAGGATCTACTCTCCTATTTCCGACTGATTTGCAATCACAAGGATGAAGAAGCGCTGAAAAGAGTGATCAACTACCCTACCCGTGGAATCGGTCAGACCACCCTGGATAAGATCACACTCAGTGCGAGGAATCATGGAGTCTCTTTGTGGGAGGTCATCAGAGAACCCGCTAGATATGCCTTGCCCATCAATAAGGGTACAGCCAGTAAGTTATCTGCCTTCACTACGCTCATCGAGAGTTTTGCAGCGAGCATGAGGGTGACCAGCGCCTATGATCTTGGACATGAGGTGGCCAAGACGACCGGCATCCTCAAAGAACTCTACAATGACAAGACTCCAGAAGGAGTCAGCCGATATGAGAACATCCAAGAATTGTTGAACGGGATCAAGGACTTCTCTGAGAAACAAAGAGAGCAGGACCTGGATGATACCATGTCGGATTTCTTGATGGACGTAGCCCTGCTTACCGATGCCGATCAGACCGATGAGAAGGACGACTATGTCAGTCTGATGACCATACACGCGGCCAAGGGTCTAGAGTTCCCTTACGTGTTCATTGTAGGCATGGAGGAAAACCTCTTCCCTTCTCAACTCTCACTCAACACCCGCCAAGACCTGGAAGAAGAACGCAGGCTTTTCTACGTGGCGCTTACACGTGCAGAGAAACGTGCCACGTTGAGTATGGCCAATACGCGCTACCGTTGGGGAAATCTTATCTATTGCGAGCCCAGCAGATTCATAGAAGAGATCGATGATCAATTCATGAAATTCCCTGCCAACTGGAAACTGGAGGACAGTGATATCGGCAACCTGGGATTCGGAGATAGCTGGGATAATGCTTGGCAGAGCACTACAAAGAGGACACAAGGCCAATTCAGCCCCAAGCCCAAGCCATCCAAGAAGCCACTGAACAGCCCACGCATCCCTGCTAAACTGAAGAAACTGGACAACACATCCGCTCCCACTTCGACCGCGATAACATTGGAGGGCTTGGATGTGGGAGTGGAAGTAGAACATGCGCGATTCGGAAAAGGAAAGATCCTGAAGCTCGAAGGAAATGCTCCAGACACCAAAGCGACCATCTTCTTTCCGGGAGCTGGCAAGAAGGTCCTGCTGCTCAAGTTCGCAAAACTCAAGGTCTTATCCTGAATGGGCATGTCATATAATGTTACTTTTGCTTTTGTCTAATCTGCCTCGACCTGCATCTACGGTGAGGCCTCAATCAAGATCATGGATCTAGAATATAACACGGCACGGCCGGATCTCGTACTTCCCGAACATGGAAGAAATGTGAAGAAAATGGTCAACTATGCGTTGAGCGTAGAAGACAAAGAAGAAAGAAACAAAGTAGTGAACGCCATCATCAAGGTGATGGGTCAGCTCAATCCACAACTCAGGGATGTTGAGGATTACAATCATAAACTCTGGGACCATCTTTTCATCCTTTCGGATTTCAAACTCGATGTAGATTCTCCCTATCCCATCCCTACCAAAGAGACATTCGACACCAAGCCTGAAAAGGTGTCGTATCCGAGCGGTAGCATTCGTTACGGTCATTACGGGAAGTCTATCCAGGACATGATAGATACCATCCCACAGATCGAGAAAGAAGAAGATCGCAAGAATGCCATCAATACGGTGGCCAACCTGATGAAGCGATTCTATCTCACCTGGAATAGGGATGCTGTAGAGGATGAAGTGATCATCAAGCAGTTCAATGAATTGGCCAAAGGCACTGTTACGATCACAGGAGATGACATCGAGCTACTAGAACACAAAGACGTTCAATTACGCAGCAGTGTGACCCAAAGGAGCAGTAACAGAGGCCG is part of the Flavobacteriales bacterium genome and harbors:
- a CDS encoding glycerophosphodiester phosphodiesterase, with the translated sequence MNSQRNIEWHGHRGCRGLLPENTIPAFLKAIDLGMDYLEMDVVISKDHQVVIAHEPYMPSTICSFPDGRPVRPEVEKELNLYQMDYAEIAGFDCGRKHPGFPQQVSMPVTRPLLSELFDTIASETSDPRFQSIGFTIELKSAPEFDTIYHPPPEEFVDLVLQVIRMYGFEERCVLQSFDQRILKAFRSQAPNIRQSILLNEIFSPSEVIAELGYTPPIIGPRYDLLDQTLIADCHACSMRVVPWTVNEVEDMRSLIEQGVDGIITDYPDRKSLIVE
- a CDS encoding UvrD-helicase domain-containing protein, which codes for MSYLDELNDSQRQAVQHISGPMMVVAGAGSGKTRVLTYRIAHLIKSGVDPFSILALTFTNKAAKEMKDRIAGVVGYGEARNIWMGTFHSVFARILRGESEKLGYPSNFTIYDTTDSKSLIKSIIKEHGLDDKIYKPGIVFNRISGAKNNLISPEAYMANKEVQIADEASGRPKLGELYKAYAARCFQAGAMDFDDLLYKTNVLFRDFPDALHKYQHRFNYLLVDEYQDTNFAQYLIVRKLAAVHENICVVGDDAQSIYSFRGANIQNILNFRRDYPDYVLFKLEQNYRSTKNIVQAANSVIERNKDQIKKEVWTDNDTGDTIHLMRAATDNEEGRMVAQSIFEIKMREQAKESDFAILYRTNAQSRSMEESLRKLDIPYKIFGGLSFYQRKEIKDLLSYFRLICNHKDEEALKRVINYPTRGIGQTTLDKITLSARNHGVSLWEVIREPARYALPINKGTASKLSAFTTLIESFAASMRVTSAYDLGHEVAKTTGILKELYNDKTPEGVSRYENIQELLNGIKDFSEKQREQDLDDTMSDFLMDVALLTDADQTDEKDDYVSLMTIHAAKGLEFPYVFIVGMEENLFPSQLSLNTRQDLEEERRLFYVALTRAEKRATLSMANTRYRWGNLIYCEPSRFIEEIDDQFMKFPANWKLEDSDIGNLGFGDSWDNAWQSTTKRTQGQFSPKPKPSKKPLNSPRIPAKLKKLDNTSAPTSTAITLEGLDVGVEVEHARFGKGKILKLEGNAPDTKATIFFPGAGKKVLLLKFAKLKVLS
- a CDS encoding DUF4290 domain-containing protein, whose amino-acid sequence is MDLEYNTARPDLVLPEHGRNVKKMVNYALSVEDKEERNKVVNAIIKVMGQLNPQLRDVEDYNHKLWDHLFILSDFKLDVDSPYPIPTKETFDTKPEKVSYPSGSIRYGHYGKSIQDMIDTIPQIEKEEDRKNAINTVANLMKRFYLTWNRDAVEDEVIIKQFNELAKGTVTITGDDIELLEHKDVQLRSSVTQRSSNRGRGKGKASSNRGRKNGSKSRNYRRR